Proteins encoded together in one Oenanthe melanoleuca isolate GR-GAL-2019-014 chromosome 7, OMel1.0, whole genome shotgun sequence window:
- the ABI2 gene encoding abl interactor 2 isoform X8 codes for MAELQMLLEEEIPGGRRALFDSYTNLERVAEYCETNYIQSADKQRALEETKAYTTQSLASVAYLINTLANNVLQMLDIQASQLRRMESSINHISQTVDIHKEKVARREIGILTTNKNTSRTHKIIAPANLERPVRYIRKPIDYTILDDIGHGVKVSTQNMKMGGLPRTTPPTQKPPSPPMSGKGTIGRHSPYRTLEPVRPPVVPNDYVPSPTRTMAPAQQSPVRTASVNQRNRTYSSGSSGGSHPSSRSSSRENSGSGSVGVPIAVPTPSPPSVYPGHPVQFYSMNRPAARHTPPTIGGSLPYRRPPSITSQTSLQNQMNGGPFYNQNPDTPPPPPPVDEAVFDESPPPPPPPEDYEEEEAAVVEYSDPYAEEDPPWAPRTYLEKVVAIYDYTKDKEDELSFQEGAIIYVIKKNDDGWYEGVMNGVTGLFPGNYVESIMHYSE; via the exons tcagCAGATAAGCAGCGAGCCCTGGAAGAAACCAAAGCCTACACAACGCAGTCATTAGCAAGCGTAGCCTATCTGATCAACACTTTGGCCAACAATGTTCTCCAAATGCTGGATATCCAGGCATCCCAGCTTCGGCGCATGGAATCTTCAATCAACCATATTTCACAA ACGGTGGACATTCACAAAGAGAAAGTTGCTAGAAGAGAAATTGGTATCTTGActacaaacaaaaacacctcaagaaCTCACAAAATCATTGCACCAGCTAACTTGGAGCGACCAGTTCGCTACATCAGGAAACCTATTGATTATACAATTCTAGATGATATTGGACATGGAGTGAAG GTCAGCACCCAGAATATGAAGATGGGTGGGCTGCCTCGCACAACACCACCCACCCAGAAGCCACCAAGTCCACCAATGTCAGGAAAAGGAACTATTGG GCGGCACTCCCCGTACCGCACGCTGGAGCCGGTGCGGCCCCCGGTGGTGCCCAACGATTACGTGCCCAGCCCGACGCGCACCATGGCCCCGGCCCAGCAGAGCCCCGTGAGAACGGCCTCGGTGAACCAGCGCAACCGCACCTACAG cagtggcagtaGTGGAGGAAGCCACCCAAGTAGTCGGAGCAGCAGTCGAGAGAACAGTGGAAGTGGAAGTGTCGGTGTTCCTATTGCTGTTCCCACACCATCTCCTCCTAGTGTCTATCCAG GTCACCCAGTTCAGTTCTACAGCATGAACAGGCCTGCAGCTCGGCACACGCCCCCGACCATCGGGGGCTCTTTGCCCTATCGGCGGCCTCCTTCCATCACATCCCAGACGAGCCTTCAGAACCAGATGAACGGGGGCCCCTTCTACAACCAGAACCCAG atACTCCTCCCCCACCACCACCTGTGGACGAGGCAGTATTTGATGAGTCTCCACCTCCACCCCCACCTCCAGAGGATtatgaggaggaggaagcagctgtggTGGAGTACAGTGATCCCTATGCTGAGGAGGACCCTCCGTGGGCACCGAGGACATACTTAGAAAAGG TGGTGGCAATCTATGACTACACCAAGGACAAGGAAGATGAGCTCTCATTTCAGGAAGGGGCCATAATTTATGTCATCAAGAAAAATGATGATGGCTGGTATGAGGGGGTCATGAATGGAGTGACGGGGCTGTTCCCGGGGAACTATGTGGAGTCGATCATGCATTACTCAGAGTGA
- the ABI2 gene encoding abl interactor 2 isoform X6: MAELQMLLEEEIPGGRRALFDSYTNLERVAEYCETNYIQSADKQRALEETKAYTTQSLASVAYLINTLANNVLQMLDIQASQLRRMESSINHISQTVDIHKEKVARREIGILTTNKNTSRTHKIIAPANLERPVRYIRKPIDYTILDDIGHGVKVSTQNMKMGGLPRTTPPTQKPPSPPMSGKGTIGRHSPYRTLEPVRPPVVPNDYVPSPTRTMAPAQQSPVRTASVNQRNRTYSSGSSGGSHPSSRSSSRENSGSGSVGVPIAVPTPSPPSVYPGHPVQFYSMNRPAARHTPPTIGGSLPYRRPPSITSQTSLQNQMNGGPFYNQNPVSDTPPPPPPVDEAVFDESPPPPPPPEDYEEEEAAVVEYSDPYAEEDPPWAPRTYLEKVVAIYDYTKDKEDELSFQEGAIIYVIKKNDDGWYEGVMNGVTGLFPGNYVESIMHYSE, encoded by the exons tcagCAGATAAGCAGCGAGCCCTGGAAGAAACCAAAGCCTACACAACGCAGTCATTAGCAAGCGTAGCCTATCTGATCAACACTTTGGCCAACAATGTTCTCCAAATGCTGGATATCCAGGCATCCCAGCTTCGGCGCATGGAATCTTCAATCAACCATATTTCACAA ACGGTGGACATTCACAAAGAGAAAGTTGCTAGAAGAGAAATTGGTATCTTGActacaaacaaaaacacctcaagaaCTCACAAAATCATTGCACCAGCTAACTTGGAGCGACCAGTTCGCTACATCAGGAAACCTATTGATTATACAATTCTAGATGATATTGGACATGGAGTGAAG GTCAGCACCCAGAATATGAAGATGGGTGGGCTGCCTCGCACAACACCACCCACCCAGAAGCCACCAAGTCCACCAATGTCAGGAAAAGGAACTATTGG GCGGCACTCCCCGTACCGCACGCTGGAGCCGGTGCGGCCCCCGGTGGTGCCCAACGATTACGTGCCCAGCCCGACGCGCACCATGGCCCCGGCCCAGCAGAGCCCCGTGAGAACGGCCTCGGTGAACCAGCGCAACCGCACCTACAG cagtggcagtaGTGGAGGAAGCCACCCAAGTAGTCGGAGCAGCAGTCGAGAGAACAGTGGAAGTGGAAGTGTCGGTGTTCCTATTGCTGTTCCCACACCATCTCCTCCTAGTGTCTATCCAG GTCACCCAGTTCAGTTCTACAGCATGAACAGGCCTGCAGCTCGGCACACGCCCCCGACCATCGGGGGCTCTTTGCCCTATCGGCGGCCTCCTTCCATCACATCCCAGACGAGCCTTCAGAACCAGATGAACGGGGGCCCCTTCTACAACCAGAACCCAG tttcagatACTCCTCCCCCACCACCACCTGTGGACGAGGCAGTATTTGATGAGTCTCCACCTCCACCCCCACCTCCAGAGGATtatgaggaggaggaagcagctgtggTGGAGTACAGTGATCCCTATGCTGAGGAGGACCCTCCGTGGGCACCGAGGACATACTTAGAAAAGG TGGTGGCAATCTATGACTACACCAAGGACAAGGAAGATGAGCTCTCATTTCAGGAAGGGGCCATAATTTATGTCATCAAGAAAAATGATGATGGCTGGTATGAGGGGGTCATGAATGGAGTGACGGGGCTGTTCCCGGGGAACTATGTGGAGTCGATCATGCATTACTCAGAGTGA
- the ABI2 gene encoding abl interactor 2 isoform X4, whose product MAELQMLLEEEIPGGRRALFDSYTNLERVAEYCETNYIQSADKQRALEETKAYTTQSLASVAYLINTLANNVLQMLDIQASQLRRMESSINHISQTVDIHKEKVARREIGILTTNKNTSRTHKIIAPANLERPVRYIRKPIDYTILDDIGHGVKVSTQNMKMGGLPRTTPPTQKPPSPPMSGKGTIGRHSPYRTLEPVRPPVVPNDYVPSPTRTMAPAQQSPVRTASVNQRNRTYSSGSSGGSHPSSRSSSRENSGSGSVGVPIAVPTPSPPSVYPGHPVQFYSMNRPAARHTPPTIGGSLPYRRPPSITSQTSLQNQMNGGPFYNQNPASLAPPPPSILQVTPQLPLMGFVARVQENNTPPPPPPVDEAVFDESPPPPPPPEDYEEEEAAVVEYSDPYAEEDPPWAPRTYLEKVVAIYDYTKDKEDELSFQEGAIIYVIKKNDDGWYEGVMNGVTGLFPGNYVESIMHYSE is encoded by the exons tcagCAGATAAGCAGCGAGCCCTGGAAGAAACCAAAGCCTACACAACGCAGTCATTAGCAAGCGTAGCCTATCTGATCAACACTTTGGCCAACAATGTTCTCCAAATGCTGGATATCCAGGCATCCCAGCTTCGGCGCATGGAATCTTCAATCAACCATATTTCACAA ACGGTGGACATTCACAAAGAGAAAGTTGCTAGAAGAGAAATTGGTATCTTGActacaaacaaaaacacctcaagaaCTCACAAAATCATTGCACCAGCTAACTTGGAGCGACCAGTTCGCTACATCAGGAAACCTATTGATTATACAATTCTAGATGATATTGGACATGGAGTGAAG GTCAGCACCCAGAATATGAAGATGGGTGGGCTGCCTCGCACAACACCACCCACCCAGAAGCCACCAAGTCCACCAATGTCAGGAAAAGGAACTATTGG GCGGCACTCCCCGTACCGCACGCTGGAGCCGGTGCGGCCCCCGGTGGTGCCCAACGATTACGTGCCCAGCCCGACGCGCACCATGGCCCCGGCCCAGCAGAGCCCCGTGAGAACGGCCTCGGTGAACCAGCGCAACCGCACCTACAG cagtggcagtaGTGGAGGAAGCCACCCAAGTAGTCGGAGCAGCAGTCGAGAGAACAGTGGAAGTGGAAGTGTCGGTGTTCCTATTGCTGTTCCCACACCATCTCCTCCTAGTGTCTATCCAG GTCACCCAGTTCAGTTCTACAGCATGAACAGGCCTGCAGCTCGGCACACGCCCCCGACCATCGGGGGCTCTTTGCCCTATCGGCGGCCTCCTTCCATCACATCCCAGACGAGCCTTCAGAACCAGATGAACGGGGGCCCCTTCTACAACCAGAACCCAG CATCCCTtgctcctcctcccccctcCATCCTACAGGTAACTCCACAGTTACCACTAATGGGATTTGTGGCCAGAGTTCAAGAAAACA atACTCCTCCCCCACCACCACCTGTGGACGAGGCAGTATTTGATGAGTCTCCACCTCCACCCCCACCTCCAGAGGATtatgaggaggaggaagcagctgtggTGGAGTACAGTGATCCCTATGCTGAGGAGGACCCTCCGTGGGCACCGAGGACATACTTAGAAAAGG TGGTGGCAATCTATGACTACACCAAGGACAAGGAAGATGAGCTCTCATTTCAGGAAGGGGCCATAATTTATGTCATCAAGAAAAATGATGATGGCTGGTATGAGGGGGTCATGAATGGAGTGACGGGGCTGTTCCCGGGGAACTATGTGGAGTCGATCATGCATTACTCAGAGTGA
- the ABI2 gene encoding abl interactor 2 isoform X10, with product MAELQMLLEEEIPGGRRALFDSYTNLERVAEYCETNYIQSADKQRALEETKAYTTQSLASVAYLINTLANNVLQMLDIQASQLRRMESSINHISQVSTQNMKMGGLPRTTPPTQKPPSPPMSGKGTIGRHSPYRTLEPVRPPVVPNDYVPSPTRTMAPAQQSPVRTASVNQRNRTYSSGSSGGSHPSSRSSSRENSGSGSVGVPIAVPTPSPPSVYPGHPVQFYSMNRPAARHTPPTIGGSLPYRRPPSITSQTSLQNQMNGGPFYNQNPASLAPPPPSILQVTPQLPLMGFVARVQENISDTPPPPPPVDEAVFDESPPPPPPPEDYEEEEAAVVEYSDPYAEEDPPWAPRTYLEKVVAIYDYTKDKEDELSFQEGAIIYVIKKNDDGWYEGVMNGVTGLFPGNYVESIMHYSE from the exons tcagCAGATAAGCAGCGAGCCCTGGAAGAAACCAAAGCCTACACAACGCAGTCATTAGCAAGCGTAGCCTATCTGATCAACACTTTGGCCAACAATGTTCTCCAAATGCTGGATATCCAGGCATCCCAGCTTCGGCGCATGGAATCTTCAATCAACCATATTTCACAA GTCAGCACCCAGAATATGAAGATGGGTGGGCTGCCTCGCACAACACCACCCACCCAGAAGCCACCAAGTCCACCAATGTCAGGAAAAGGAACTATTGG GCGGCACTCCCCGTACCGCACGCTGGAGCCGGTGCGGCCCCCGGTGGTGCCCAACGATTACGTGCCCAGCCCGACGCGCACCATGGCCCCGGCCCAGCAGAGCCCCGTGAGAACGGCCTCGGTGAACCAGCGCAACCGCACCTACAG cagtggcagtaGTGGAGGAAGCCACCCAAGTAGTCGGAGCAGCAGTCGAGAGAACAGTGGAAGTGGAAGTGTCGGTGTTCCTATTGCTGTTCCCACACCATCTCCTCCTAGTGTCTATCCAG GTCACCCAGTTCAGTTCTACAGCATGAACAGGCCTGCAGCTCGGCACACGCCCCCGACCATCGGGGGCTCTTTGCCCTATCGGCGGCCTCCTTCCATCACATCCCAGACGAGCCTTCAGAACCAGATGAACGGGGGCCCCTTCTACAACCAGAACCCAG CATCCCTtgctcctcctcccccctcCATCCTACAGGTAACTCCACAGTTACCACTAATGGGATTTGTGGCCAGAGTTCAAGAAAACA tttcagatACTCCTCCCCCACCACCACCTGTGGACGAGGCAGTATTTGATGAGTCTCCACCTCCACCCCCACCTCCAGAGGATtatgaggaggaggaagcagctgtggTGGAGTACAGTGATCCCTATGCTGAGGAGGACCCTCCGTGGGCACCGAGGACATACTTAGAAAAGG TGGTGGCAATCTATGACTACACCAAGGACAAGGAAGATGAGCTCTCATTTCAGGAAGGGGCCATAATTTATGTCATCAAGAAAAATGATGATGGCTGGTATGAGGGGGTCATGAATGGAGTGACGGGGCTGTTCCCGGGGAACTATGTGGAGTCGATCATGCATTACTCAGAGTGA
- the ABI2 gene encoding abl interactor 2 isoform X12, with product MAELQMLLEEEIPGGRRALFDSYTNLERVAEYCETNYIQSADKQRALEETKAYTTQSLASVAYLINTLANNVLQMLDIQASQLRRMESSINHISQVSTQNMKMGGLPRTTPPTQKPPSPPMSGKGTIGRHSPYRTLEPVRPPVVPNDYVPSPTRTMAPAQQSPVRTASVNQRNRTYSSSGSSGGSHPSSRSSSRENSGSGSVGVPIAVPTPSPPSVYPGHPVQFYSMNRPAARHTPPTIGGSLPYRRPPSITSQTSLQNQMNGGPFYNQNPVSDTPPPPPPVDEAVFDESPPPPPPPEDYEEEEAAVVEYSDPYAEEDPPWAPRTYLEKVVAIYDYTKDKEDELSFQEGAIIYVIKKNDDGWYEGVMNGVTGLFPGNYVESIMHYSE from the exons tcagCAGATAAGCAGCGAGCCCTGGAAGAAACCAAAGCCTACACAACGCAGTCATTAGCAAGCGTAGCCTATCTGATCAACACTTTGGCCAACAATGTTCTCCAAATGCTGGATATCCAGGCATCCCAGCTTCGGCGCATGGAATCTTCAATCAACCATATTTCACAA GTCAGCACCCAGAATATGAAGATGGGTGGGCTGCCTCGCACAACACCACCCACCCAGAAGCCACCAAGTCCACCAATGTCAGGAAAAGGAACTATTGG GCGGCACTCCCCGTACCGCACGCTGGAGCCGGTGCGGCCCCCGGTGGTGCCCAACGATTACGTGCCCAGCCCGACGCGCACCATGGCCCCGGCCCAGCAGAGCCCCGTGAGAACGGCCTCGGTGAACCAGCGCAACCGCACCTACAG cagcagtggcagtaGTGGAGGAAGCCACCCAAGTAGTCGGAGCAGCAGTCGAGAGAACAGTGGAAGTGGAAGTGTCGGTGTTCCTATTGCTGTTCCCACACCATCTCCTCCTAGTGTCTATCCAG GTCACCCAGTTCAGTTCTACAGCATGAACAGGCCTGCAGCTCGGCACACGCCCCCGACCATCGGGGGCTCTTTGCCCTATCGGCGGCCTCCTTCCATCACATCCCAGACGAGCCTTCAGAACCAGATGAACGGGGGCCCCTTCTACAACCAGAACCCAG tttcagatACTCCTCCCCCACCACCACCTGTGGACGAGGCAGTATTTGATGAGTCTCCACCTCCACCCCCACCTCCAGAGGATtatgaggaggaggaagcagctgtggTGGAGTACAGTGATCCCTATGCTGAGGAGGACCCTCCGTGGGCACCGAGGACATACTTAGAAAAGG TGGTGGCAATCTATGACTACACCAAGGACAAGGAAGATGAGCTCTCATTTCAGGAAGGGGCCATAATTTATGTCATCAAGAAAAATGATGATGGCTGGTATGAGGGGGTCATGAATGGAGTGACGGGGCTGTTCCCGGGGAACTATGTGGAGTCGATCATGCATTACTCAGAGTGA
- the ABI2 gene encoding abl interactor 2 isoform X2, whose amino-acid sequence MAELQMLLEEEIPGGRRALFDSYTNLERVAEYCETNYIQSADKQRALEETKAYTTQSLASVAYLINTLANNVLQMLDIQASQLRRMESSINHISQTVDIHKEKVARREIGILTTNKNTSRTHKIIAPANLERPVRYIRKPIDYTILDDIGHGVKVSTQNMKMGGLPRTTPPTQKPPSPPMSGKGTIGRHSPYRTLEPVRPPVVPNDYVPSPTRTMAPAQQSPVRTASVNQRNRTYSSGSSGGSHPSSRSSSRENSGSGSVGVPIAVPTPSPPSVYPGHPVQFYSMNRPAARHTPPTIGGSLPYRRPPSITSQTSLQNQMNGGPFYNQNPASLAPPPPSILQVTPQLPLMGFVARVQENISDTPPPPPPVDEAVFDESPPPPPPPEDYEEEEAAVVEYSDPYAEEDPPWAPRTYLEKVVAIYDYTKDKEDELSFQEGAIIYVIKKNDDGWYEGVMNGVTGLFPGNYVESIMHYSE is encoded by the exons tcagCAGATAAGCAGCGAGCCCTGGAAGAAACCAAAGCCTACACAACGCAGTCATTAGCAAGCGTAGCCTATCTGATCAACACTTTGGCCAACAATGTTCTCCAAATGCTGGATATCCAGGCATCCCAGCTTCGGCGCATGGAATCTTCAATCAACCATATTTCACAA ACGGTGGACATTCACAAAGAGAAAGTTGCTAGAAGAGAAATTGGTATCTTGActacaaacaaaaacacctcaagaaCTCACAAAATCATTGCACCAGCTAACTTGGAGCGACCAGTTCGCTACATCAGGAAACCTATTGATTATACAATTCTAGATGATATTGGACATGGAGTGAAG GTCAGCACCCAGAATATGAAGATGGGTGGGCTGCCTCGCACAACACCACCCACCCAGAAGCCACCAAGTCCACCAATGTCAGGAAAAGGAACTATTGG GCGGCACTCCCCGTACCGCACGCTGGAGCCGGTGCGGCCCCCGGTGGTGCCCAACGATTACGTGCCCAGCCCGACGCGCACCATGGCCCCGGCCCAGCAGAGCCCCGTGAGAACGGCCTCGGTGAACCAGCGCAACCGCACCTACAG cagtggcagtaGTGGAGGAAGCCACCCAAGTAGTCGGAGCAGCAGTCGAGAGAACAGTGGAAGTGGAAGTGTCGGTGTTCCTATTGCTGTTCCCACACCATCTCCTCCTAGTGTCTATCCAG GTCACCCAGTTCAGTTCTACAGCATGAACAGGCCTGCAGCTCGGCACACGCCCCCGACCATCGGGGGCTCTTTGCCCTATCGGCGGCCTCCTTCCATCACATCCCAGACGAGCCTTCAGAACCAGATGAACGGGGGCCCCTTCTACAACCAGAACCCAG CATCCCTtgctcctcctcccccctcCATCCTACAGGTAACTCCACAGTTACCACTAATGGGATTTGTGGCCAGAGTTCAAGAAAACA tttcagatACTCCTCCCCCACCACCACCTGTGGACGAGGCAGTATTTGATGAGTCTCCACCTCCACCCCCACCTCCAGAGGATtatgaggaggaggaagcagctgtggTGGAGTACAGTGATCCCTATGCTGAGGAGGACCCTCCGTGGGCACCGAGGACATACTTAGAAAAGG TGGTGGCAATCTATGACTACACCAAGGACAAGGAAGATGAGCTCTCATTTCAGGAAGGGGCCATAATTTATGTCATCAAGAAAAATGATGATGGCTGGTATGAGGGGGTCATGAATGGAGTGACGGGGCTGTTCCCGGGGAACTATGTGGAGTCGATCATGCATTACTCAGAGTGA
- the ABI2 gene encoding abl interactor 2 isoform X13, with the protein MAELQMLLEEEIPGGRRALFDSYTNLERVAEYCETNYIQSADKQRALEETKAYTTQSLASVAYLINTLANNVLQMLDIQASQLRRMESSINHISQVSTQNMKMGGLPRTTPPTQKPPSPPMSGKGTIGRHSPYRTLEPVRPPVVPNDYVPSPTRTMAPAQQSPVRTASVNQRNRTYSSGSSGGSHPSSRSSSRENSGSGSVGVPIAVPTPSPPSVYPGHPVQFYSMNRPAARHTPPTIGGSLPYRRPPSITSQTSLQNQMNGGPFYNQNPVSDTPPPPPPVDEAVFDESPPPPPPPEDYEEEEAAVVEYSDPYAEEDPPWAPRTYLEKVVAIYDYTKDKEDELSFQEGAIIYVIKKNDDGWYEGVMNGVTGLFPGNYVESIMHYSE; encoded by the exons tcagCAGATAAGCAGCGAGCCCTGGAAGAAACCAAAGCCTACACAACGCAGTCATTAGCAAGCGTAGCCTATCTGATCAACACTTTGGCCAACAATGTTCTCCAAATGCTGGATATCCAGGCATCCCAGCTTCGGCGCATGGAATCTTCAATCAACCATATTTCACAA GTCAGCACCCAGAATATGAAGATGGGTGGGCTGCCTCGCACAACACCACCCACCCAGAAGCCACCAAGTCCACCAATGTCAGGAAAAGGAACTATTGG GCGGCACTCCCCGTACCGCACGCTGGAGCCGGTGCGGCCCCCGGTGGTGCCCAACGATTACGTGCCCAGCCCGACGCGCACCATGGCCCCGGCCCAGCAGAGCCCCGTGAGAACGGCCTCGGTGAACCAGCGCAACCGCACCTACAG cagtggcagtaGTGGAGGAAGCCACCCAAGTAGTCGGAGCAGCAGTCGAGAGAACAGTGGAAGTGGAAGTGTCGGTGTTCCTATTGCTGTTCCCACACCATCTCCTCCTAGTGTCTATCCAG GTCACCCAGTTCAGTTCTACAGCATGAACAGGCCTGCAGCTCGGCACACGCCCCCGACCATCGGGGGCTCTTTGCCCTATCGGCGGCCTCCTTCCATCACATCCCAGACGAGCCTTCAGAACCAGATGAACGGGGGCCCCTTCTACAACCAGAACCCAG tttcagatACTCCTCCCCCACCACCACCTGTGGACGAGGCAGTATTTGATGAGTCTCCACCTCCACCCCCACCTCCAGAGGATtatgaggaggaggaagcagctgtggTGGAGTACAGTGATCCCTATGCTGAGGAGGACCCTCCGTGGGCACCGAGGACATACTTAGAAAAGG TGGTGGCAATCTATGACTACACCAAGGACAAGGAAGATGAGCTCTCATTTCAGGAAGGGGCCATAATTTATGTCATCAAGAAAAATGATGATGGCTGGTATGAGGGGGTCATGAATGGAGTGACGGGGCTGTTCCCGGGGAACTATGTGGAGTCGATCATGCATTACTCAGAGTGA
- the ABI2 gene encoding abl interactor 2 isoform X9, producing MAELQMLLEEEIPGGRRALFDSYTNLERVAEYCETNYIQSADKQRALEETKAYTTQSLASVAYLINTLANNVLQMLDIQASQLRRMESSINHISQVSTQNMKMGGLPRTTPPTQKPPSPPMSGKGTIGRHSPYRTLEPVRPPVVPNDYVPSPTRTMAPAQQSPVRTASVNQRNRTYSSSGSSGGSHPSSRSSSRENSGSGSVGVPIAVPTPSPPSVYPGHPVQFYSMNRPAARHTPPTIGGSLPYRRPPSITSQTSLQNQMNGGPFYNQNPASLAPPPPSILQVTPQLPLMGFVARVQENISDTPPPPPPVDEAVFDESPPPPPPPEDYEEEEAAVVEYSDPYAEEDPPWAPRTYLEKVVAIYDYTKDKEDELSFQEGAIIYVIKKNDDGWYEGVMNGVTGLFPGNYVESIMHYSE from the exons tcagCAGATAAGCAGCGAGCCCTGGAAGAAACCAAAGCCTACACAACGCAGTCATTAGCAAGCGTAGCCTATCTGATCAACACTTTGGCCAACAATGTTCTCCAAATGCTGGATATCCAGGCATCCCAGCTTCGGCGCATGGAATCTTCAATCAACCATATTTCACAA GTCAGCACCCAGAATATGAAGATGGGTGGGCTGCCTCGCACAACACCACCCACCCAGAAGCCACCAAGTCCACCAATGTCAGGAAAAGGAACTATTGG GCGGCACTCCCCGTACCGCACGCTGGAGCCGGTGCGGCCCCCGGTGGTGCCCAACGATTACGTGCCCAGCCCGACGCGCACCATGGCCCCGGCCCAGCAGAGCCCCGTGAGAACGGCCTCGGTGAACCAGCGCAACCGCACCTACAG cagcagtggcagtaGTGGAGGAAGCCACCCAAGTAGTCGGAGCAGCAGTCGAGAGAACAGTGGAAGTGGAAGTGTCGGTGTTCCTATTGCTGTTCCCACACCATCTCCTCCTAGTGTCTATCCAG GTCACCCAGTTCAGTTCTACAGCATGAACAGGCCTGCAGCTCGGCACACGCCCCCGACCATCGGGGGCTCTTTGCCCTATCGGCGGCCTCCTTCCATCACATCCCAGACGAGCCTTCAGAACCAGATGAACGGGGGCCCCTTCTACAACCAGAACCCAG CATCCCTtgctcctcctcccccctcCATCCTACAGGTAACTCCACAGTTACCACTAATGGGATTTGTGGCCAGAGTTCAAGAAAACA tttcagatACTCCTCCCCCACCACCACCTGTGGACGAGGCAGTATTTGATGAGTCTCCACCTCCACCCCCACCTCCAGAGGATtatgaggaggaggaagcagctgtggTGGAGTACAGTGATCCCTATGCTGAGGAGGACCCTCCGTGGGCACCGAGGACATACTTAGAAAAGG TGGTGGCAATCTATGACTACACCAAGGACAAGGAAGATGAGCTCTCATTTCAGGAAGGGGCCATAATTTATGTCATCAAGAAAAATGATGATGGCTGGTATGAGGGGGTCATGAATGGAGTGACGGGGCTGTTCCCGGGGAACTATGTGGAGTCGATCATGCATTACTCAGAGTGA
- the ABI2 gene encoding abl interactor 2 isoform X11 yields MAELQMLLEEEIPGGRRALFDSYTNLERVAEYCETNYIQSADKQRALEETKAYTTQSLASVAYLINTLANNVLQMLDIQASQLRRMESSINHISQVSTQNMKMGGLPRTTPPTQKPPSPPMSGKGTIGRHSPYRTLEPVRPPVVPNDYVPSPTRTMAPAQQSPVRTASVNQRNRTYSSSGSSGGSHPSSRSSSRENSGSGSVGVPIAVPTPSPPSVYPGHPVQFYSMNRPAARHTPPTIGGSLPYRRPPSITSQTSLQNQMNGGPFYNQNPASLAPPPPSILQVTPQLPLMGFVARVQENNTPPPPPPVDEAVFDESPPPPPPPEDYEEEEAAVVEYSDPYAEEDPPWAPRTYLEKVVAIYDYTKDKEDELSFQEGAIIYVIKKNDDGWYEGVMNGVTGLFPGNYVESIMHYSE; encoded by the exons tcagCAGATAAGCAGCGAGCCCTGGAAGAAACCAAAGCCTACACAACGCAGTCATTAGCAAGCGTAGCCTATCTGATCAACACTTTGGCCAACAATGTTCTCCAAATGCTGGATATCCAGGCATCCCAGCTTCGGCGCATGGAATCTTCAATCAACCATATTTCACAA GTCAGCACCCAGAATATGAAGATGGGTGGGCTGCCTCGCACAACACCACCCACCCAGAAGCCACCAAGTCCACCAATGTCAGGAAAAGGAACTATTGG GCGGCACTCCCCGTACCGCACGCTGGAGCCGGTGCGGCCCCCGGTGGTGCCCAACGATTACGTGCCCAGCCCGACGCGCACCATGGCCCCGGCCCAGCAGAGCCCCGTGAGAACGGCCTCGGTGAACCAGCGCAACCGCACCTACAG cagcagtggcagtaGTGGAGGAAGCCACCCAAGTAGTCGGAGCAGCAGTCGAGAGAACAGTGGAAGTGGAAGTGTCGGTGTTCCTATTGCTGTTCCCACACCATCTCCTCCTAGTGTCTATCCAG GTCACCCAGTTCAGTTCTACAGCATGAACAGGCCTGCAGCTCGGCACACGCCCCCGACCATCGGGGGCTCTTTGCCCTATCGGCGGCCTCCTTCCATCACATCCCAGACGAGCCTTCAGAACCAGATGAACGGGGGCCCCTTCTACAACCAGAACCCAG CATCCCTtgctcctcctcccccctcCATCCTACAGGTAACTCCACAGTTACCACTAATGGGATTTGTGGCCAGAGTTCAAGAAAACA atACTCCTCCCCCACCACCACCTGTGGACGAGGCAGTATTTGATGAGTCTCCACCTCCACCCCCACCTCCAGAGGATtatgaggaggaggaagcagctgtggTGGAGTACAGTGATCCCTATGCTGAGGAGGACCCTCCGTGGGCACCGAGGACATACTTAGAAAAGG TGGTGGCAATCTATGACTACACCAAGGACAAGGAAGATGAGCTCTCATTTCAGGAAGGGGCCATAATTTATGTCATCAAGAAAAATGATGATGGCTGGTATGAGGGGGTCATGAATGGAGTGACGGGGCTGTTCCCGGGGAACTATGTGGAGTCGATCATGCATTACTCAGAGTGA